The Xanthomonas sp. CFBP 8443 genome has a window encoding:
- a CDS encoding OmpA family protein, with amino-acid sequence MTTTHSRFVLSRTVAAALLLGACAAGNAQTQLLPQQQRISDEAIAADLHGYQSVQDRIQALNDGGRPVRDYALSKAQCWLDVSFHEYTRNDRSAFPQGALSESEKLVQLMEQGATTIPTETPLVNDAKYLRDDLWQRLRALHGTAGFSCAQQAAACGEVELVHAGNEFNQQQWRHAKPYIQIAEDMVNDAEALARQCGGPERPDTPVDAPIPLVANVLFEFDRDGYKDIRTHSLESLDRALARIAEEKLTLQKVELVGHADRMDGRGHDYNQGLSERRARTVRELLIGRGIPADRIRYEYRGDSQQVQQCAGVKPRAALLECLLPNRRVEVRLVVGRGD; translated from the coding sequence ATGACCACGACCCACTCCCGCTTCGTCCTGTCCCGCACCGTCGCCGCCGCCTTGCTGCTCGGCGCCTGTGCTGCCGGCAACGCGCAGACCCAGTTGCTGCCGCAGCAGCAACGCATCAGCGACGAGGCCATCGCCGCCGATCTGCACGGCTACCAGTCCGTCCAGGACCGTATCCAGGCGCTCAACGATGGCGGCCGCCCGGTGCGCGACTACGCCTTGTCCAAGGCGCAGTGCTGGCTCGACGTGTCCTTCCACGAGTACACCCGCAACGACCGCAGCGCGTTCCCGCAGGGCGCGCTCAGCGAATCGGAGAAGCTGGTGCAGCTGATGGAGCAGGGCGCCACCACGATCCCCACCGAAACCCCGCTGGTCAACGACGCCAAGTACCTGCGCGACGACCTGTGGCAGCGCCTGCGCGCGCTGCACGGCACCGCCGGCTTCAGCTGCGCGCAGCAGGCGGCGGCCTGCGGCGAAGTCGAGCTGGTGCACGCCGGCAACGAGTTCAACCAGCAGCAATGGCGCCATGCCAAGCCCTACATCCAGATCGCCGAGGACATGGTCAACGATGCCGAGGCGCTGGCGCGGCAGTGCGGCGGACCGGAGCGGCCGGACACGCCGGTCGACGCGCCGATCCCGCTGGTGGCCAACGTGCTGTTCGAGTTCGACCGCGACGGCTACAAGGACATCCGCACCCATTCGCTGGAAAGCCTGGACCGCGCCTTGGCGCGCATCGCCGAAGAGAAGCTGACCCTGCAGAAGGTGGAGCTGGTCGGCCATGCCGACCGCATGGACGGCCGCGGCCACGACTACAACCAGGGCCTGTCCGAGCGCCGTGCGCGCACCGTGCGCGAGCTGCTGATCGGCCGCGGCATTCCCGCAGACCGCATCCGCTACGAGTACCGCGGCGACAGCCAGCAGGTGCAGCAGTGCGCCGGCGTCAAGCCGCGCGCGGCGCTGCTGGAATGCCTGCTGCCGAACCGCCGCGTCGAAGTGCGCCTGGTGGTCGGCCGCGGCGACTGA